Proteins from a single region of Stappia sp. ES.058:
- the hisH gene encoding imidazole glycerol phosphate synthase subunit HisH, which produces MLIAIIDYGSGNLRSAEKAFEHAARAHAHAPQVRVTADPDVVASADRIVLPGVGAFADCSRGLKAVDGMAEALIEAVETRGRPFFGICVGMQLMASRGLEFETTDGFGWIPGDVAAITPNDPTLKIPHMGWNTISVPGAHPVLDGLDTGPDGLHAYFVHSYHLAARDPAHVLATTEYGGTITAIVGRDTMIGTQFHPEKSQRLGLELIANFLDWAP; this is translated from the coding sequence ATGCTGATCGCCATCATCGACTATGGATCCGGCAATCTGCGCTCCGCCGAAAAAGCGTTCGAACATGCTGCGCGGGCCCATGCGCATGCGCCGCAGGTCCGTGTCACGGCCGATCCCGACGTGGTCGCCAGCGCCGACCGCATCGTGCTTCCCGGCGTCGGCGCCTTCGCCGATTGTTCGCGCGGCCTCAAGGCCGTCGACGGCATGGCCGAGGCGCTGATCGAGGCGGTGGAGACCAGGGGACGCCCGTTCTTCGGCATCTGCGTCGGCATGCAGCTGATGGCAAGCCGCGGGCTCGAATTCGAAACGACCGATGGCTTCGGCTGGATTCCGGGCGATGTCGCCGCGATCACGCCGAACGATCCGACCCTGAAAATTCCGCACATGGGCTGGAACACGATCTCCGTGCCCGGCGCTCACCCTGTGCTCGACGGTCTGGACACCGGCCCGGACGGTCTGCACGCCTATTTCGTGCACTCCTATCACCTCGCCGCGCGCGATCCCGCCCATGTGCTCGCCACCACGGAGTATGGCGGCACGATCACCGCGATCGTCGGCCGCGACACGATGATCGGAACGCAGTTTCACCCGGAAAAGAGCCAACGGCTCGGGCTGGAGCTGATCGCCAATTTCCTCGACTGGGCGCCCTGA
- a CDS encoding DUF2628 domain-containing protein, with protein sequence MTMYTVLIPPDTYPDSLSDTDLDRVTFIKEGFCWPALYIAVIWMLFRRLWLVVIVYLVLALLLEFVTRQIGGVAPLLGGLLFAVLVALEANGLRRWTMERRGWQFVATVEGSTLADAEQRFFSALAARQTTPAPATPAPAPRMAPANAPRFASAHVVGLTPGPRHS encoded by the coding sequence ATGACCATGTACACGGTGCTGATCCCGCCGGACACCTACCCGGACAGCCTCAGCGACACGGACCTCGACCGCGTCACCTTCATCAAGGAAGGCTTTTGCTGGCCAGCACTCTACATCGCCGTCATCTGGATGCTGTTTCGCCGGCTTTGGCTGGTGGTGATCGTGTATCTGGTGCTGGCGCTGTTGCTTGAGTTCGTGACACGCCAGATCGGCGGCGTTGCCCCGCTGCTCGGCGGATTGCTGTTCGCCGTGCTCGTCGCGCTTGAAGCCAATGGCCTGCGCCGCTGGACGATGGAACGGCGCGGCTGGCAATTTGTCGCAACGGTCGAGGGCAGCACGCTTGCCGATGCCGAGCAAAGGTTCTTCTCCGCCCTTGCGGCCCGGCAGACCACGCCCGCGCCGGCGACTCCGGCGCCCGCCCCGCGCATGGCGCCCGCAAATGCCCCCCGTTTTGCCAGCGCCCATGTCGTCGGCCTGACACCCGGCCCCCGCCACAGCTGA
- a CDS encoding phosphoribosyl-ATP diphosphatase, whose protein sequence is MTAFTLDDLDRIIGTRAASDDASSYTRKLMDKGVSKIAQKVGEEAVEAAIAAVEDDKAGLTGEAADLLYHLLVLLQARDVPLATVMEELARRTGQTGLEEKASRPRD, encoded by the coding sequence ATGACCGCCTTCACACTCGATGATCTCGACCGCATTATCGGCACGCGGGCCGCCAGCGACGACGCATCGTCCTACACCCGCAAGCTGATGGACAAGGGCGTCTCCAAAATCGCCCAGAAAGTCGGCGAGGAAGCGGTGGAGGCCGCGATTGCCGCTGTCGAGGACGACAAGGCAGGGCTGACCGGGGAAGCCGCAGACCTCCTGTATCATCTGCTCGTGCTGCTGCAGGCCCGCGACGTGCCGCTGGCGACGGTGATGGAGGAACTGGCCAGGCGAACCGGCCAGACCGGGCTTGAAGAAAAGGCATCGCGTCCGCGCGACTGA
- the hisF gene encoding imidazole glycerol phosphate synthase subunit HisF yields the protein MLKARVIPCLDVKDGRVVKGINFVNLVDAGDPVEAAKAYDAAGADELCFLDITASHEGRDTIYDVVRRTAEACFMPLTVGGGVRTVEDIRKLLIAGADKVSINTAAVKNPDFIREAAEKFGAQCIVVSIDAKQVNRPGEPERFEIFTHGGRTETGIDAVDFARRAVELGAGELLVTSMDRDGTRLGFNIALTRAIADAVPVPVIASGGVGTLDHMLEGVRDGHATAVLAASIFHFGTHTIRETKSHMAAHGIPMRLDA from the coding sequence ATGTTGAAAGCCCGTGTCATTCCCTGTCTGGACGTCAAGGACGGCCGTGTCGTCAAGGGCATCAATTTCGTCAATCTGGTCGATGCAGGCGACCCCGTTGAGGCCGCAAAGGCCTATGATGCGGCGGGCGCGGACGAATTGTGCTTCCTCGACATCACCGCCAGCCACGAGGGCCGCGACACGATCTATGACGTCGTGCGCCGCACGGCCGAGGCCTGTTTCATGCCGCTGACGGTCGGCGGCGGGGTGCGCACGGTGGAGGACATCCGCAAGCTCTTGATCGCGGGCGCCGACAAGGTCTCGATCAACACCGCTGCCGTGAAAAACCCCGACTTCATCCGCGAGGCAGCGGAAAAGTTCGGCGCACAATGCATTGTCGTCTCCATCGACGCGAAGCAGGTCAACCGGCCCGGCGAGCCCGAGCGCTTCGAGATCTTCACCCATGGCGGGCGCACGGAAACCGGGATCGATGCCGTCGACTTCGCCCGCAGGGCCGTGGAGCTTGGAGCGGGCGAACTTCTCGTCACCTCGATGGACCGCGACGGCACGCGGCTCGGCTTCAACATAGCACTGACGCGCGCCATCGCCGATGCCGTCCCCGTTCCGGTGATCGCATCGGGCGGCGTCGGCACGCTCGATCACATGCTCGAAGGGGTGCGCGACGGCCACGCAACGGCGGTGCTCGCCGCCTCGATCTTCCACTTCGGCACTCACACGATCCGCGAGACCAAATCGCATATGGCGGCACATGGCATACCAATGCGCCTCGATGCGTGA
- the hisA gene encoding 1-(5-phosphoribosyl)-5-[(5-phosphoribosylamino)methylideneamino]imidazole-4-carboxamide isomerase has product MPTLFPAIDLKGGQCVRLKLGDMDQATVFNDDPGAQAKAFQDQGFDWLHVVDLDGAFAGESRNGDAVDAILSATTNPVQLGGGIRSLDHIEAWLTKGIARVILGTVAVRDPQLVKAACTAFPGRVAVGIDARGGKVAVEGWAETSELAASELASRFEDAGVSAIIYTDIDRDGVLAGINWDATLDLAKATSIPVIASGGLASIEDVRRLAAPDCAILAGAISGRALYDGRLDPAEAIALLKPA; this is encoded by the coding sequence ATGCCCACACTCTTTCCCGCCATCGACCTCAAGGGCGGCCAATGCGTCCGCCTGAAGCTGGGCGACATGGACCAGGCCACCGTCTTCAACGACGATCCCGGCGCCCAGGCCAAGGCCTTTCAGGACCAGGGCTTCGACTGGCTGCATGTCGTCGATCTCGACGGCGCCTTCGCCGGGGAAAGCCGCAATGGCGATGCGGTCGACGCAATCCTGTCGGCGACCACCAACCCGGTTCAGCTTGGCGGCGGCATCCGCAGCCTTGACCATATCGAGGCCTGGCTGACGAAGGGCATTGCCCGCGTCATTCTCGGCACCGTCGCCGTGCGCGATCCGCAGCTGGTCAAAGCCGCTTGCACCGCCTTTCCCGGACGCGTTGCGGTCGGCATCGACGCGCGCGGCGGCAAGGTCGCCGTTGAAGGCTGGGCGGAAACCTCCGAGCTTGCCGCAAGCGAACTGGCGTCCCGCTTCGAGGATGCCGGCGTTTCCGCGATCATCTACACAGACATCGACCGCGACGGTGTGCTCGCCGGAATCAACTGGGACGCGACCCTCGATCTGGCGAAGGCCACCTCGATCCCGGTGATCGCCTCCGGCGGGCTGGCCTCCATCGAGGATGTCCGTCGTCTTGCCGCACCCGACTGCGCGATCCTTGCCGGAGCGATTTCCGGCCGTGCGCTTTATGACGGTCGGCTCGATCCGGCCGAGGCGATCGCCCTTCTCAAGCCGGCCTGA
- the hisB gene encoding imidazoleglycerol-phosphate dehydratase HisB, which translates to MRTATISRTTKETDVSVSLTLDGTGAYQITTGVGFLDHMLEQLARHSLIDITVRATGDTHIDAHHTTEDIGIALGQALKEALGDMTGIARYADCHLAMDESLTRCALDVSGRPFLVWDVTFDRDKVGDFDAELFEEFFRAFAMNAGITLHVANLTGRNCHHIAETCFKAVARCLRKAIEADPRQSGRVPSTKGQLGG; encoded by the coding sequence ATGCGCACCGCAACGATCTCGCGCACGACCAAGGAAACGGATGTTTCCGTCAGCCTCACGCTTGATGGAACCGGGGCCTATCAGATCACGACCGGCGTCGGATTCCTGGACCACATGCTCGAGCAGCTCGCCCGGCATTCCCTGATCGACATCACCGTGCGCGCCACCGGTGACACGCATATCGACGCCCATCACACGACCGAGGATATCGGCATTGCCCTCGGCCAGGCCTTGAAAGAGGCGCTTGGCGACATGACCGGCATCGCCCGCTACGCGGATTGCCATCTTGCGATGGACGAGTCCCTGACGCGCTGCGCGCTGGACGTCTCGGGACGCCCCTTCCTCGTCTGGGACGTGACGTTCGATCGCGACAAGGTCGGCGACTTCGACGCGGAGCTCTTCGAGGAGTTCTTCCGCGCCTTTGCGATGAACGCCGGCATTACGCTGCATGTCGCCAATCTTACCGGGCGCAATTGCCACCATATCGCCGAAACCTGCTTCAAGGCGGTGGCCCGTTGCCTGCGCAAGGCCATCGAAGCCGACCCGCGTCAATCGGGTCGGGTGCCCTCCACCAAAGGCCAACTCGGCGGCTGA
- the coaA gene encoding type I pantothenate kinase, producing MEHGFGKITEDELSPYRVFTEAEWARLRADTPMTLRVEEVRRLQSLNDPVSIGQVESILLPLSRLLAYYVEATQQLHRATNRFLGSNEVKNPFIIGLAGSVAVGKSTTARLLQALLARWPASPKVDLVTTDGFLYPNAVLEAEGLMRRKGFPESYDRPTLLKFLSDLKAGRRHVAAPVYSHFYYDVMPGQSVTVDRPDILILEGLNVLQTSNLPRDGKEVPFVSDFFDFSIYIDADEDVLHNWYVSRFMRLRETAFRDPGSYFNKYALASDEDALAIAEGLWSEINLVNLQENILPTRPRADLILSKGSDHAINEVRLRKL from the coding sequence ATGGAACACGGTTTCGGCAAAATCACCGAAGACGAGCTATCGCCCTACAGGGTCTTCACCGAAGCCGAATGGGCGCGGCTGCGGGCCGACACGCCGATGACGCTTCGGGTGGAAGAGGTGCGGCGGCTGCAGAGCCTGAACGATCCCGTGTCTATCGGGCAGGTGGAATCGATCCTTCTGCCGCTATCGCGGCTTCTCGCCTATTACGTTGAGGCGACCCAGCAACTGCACCGGGCAACCAACCGCTTTCTGGGCAGCAACGAGGTCAAGAACCCCTTCATCATCGGCCTCGCCGGGTCCGTCGCGGTTGGGAAGTCCACAACGGCGCGTCTGCTGCAGGCGCTGCTCGCGCGCTGGCCAGCCAGCCCCAAGGTCGACCTGGTGACAACCGACGGATTTCTCTATCCAAACGCCGTGCTGGAAGCGGAAGGACTGATGCGACGCAAGGGCTTTCCGGAAAGCTACGACCGCCCGACGCTGCTGAAGTTCCTGTCAGACCTGAAAGCCGGCCGCCGGCATGTCGCCGCACCGGTCTACTCGCATTTCTACTACGACGTCATGCCCGGCCAGTCGGTCACCGTCGACCGTCCGGACATCCTGATCCTCGAGGGGCTGAACGTGCTCCAGACGAGCAACCTGCCGCGCGACGGCAAGGAAGTGCCCTTCGTCTCCGATTTTTTCGACTTCTCGATCTATATCGATGCGGATGAGGACGTACTGCACAACTGGTACGTCTCGCGCTTCATGCGCCTGCGCGAAACCGCCTTCCGCGATCCCGGTTCCTATTTCAACAAATACGCGCTGGCGAGCGACGAGGACGCCCTTGCCATCGCGGAAGGGCTGTGGAGCGAGATCAATCTGGTCAATCTTCAGGAAAACATCCTGCCGACCCGCCCGCGCGCCGACCTGATCCTGAGTAAGGGCTCGGATCACGCGATCAACGAGGTGCGGCTGCGGAAACTGTGA
- a CDS encoding alanine--glyoxylate aminotransferase family protein, translating to MTLANGKKILMIPGPTTVPDEVLQAMHRPAIDIRTGELVEMTDRSLADLKSVFDTTGDTFIYAANGHGAWEAALSNTLSRGDTVLVLDSGAFARGWGEMAEMLGLNVEILQGDWRNAVDANALETRLKQDAGQAIKAILTVQIDTASGVINDIPALRAAINAAGHPALFMVDTIASLACVPFRMDPWGVDLALSGSQKGLMTPPGLSFIAAGARAMAAHRTANLRTHYWDWTFRQGEAHYKKYCGTPPVQMIFAFRKALDMLLEEGLTGAHRRHRLLAEAVRACVGVWAKAGALEFNILDPDARANSVTVVLTPGRDPALLRRFCLDTCGLTIGETIGEITGTGFRIGHMGHVNAPAVLGALGVIEMGLSALSIPHGAGGLQAATDHLANALRANAAETDNAQVAAAQ from the coding sequence ATGACGCTCGCGAACGGTAAAAAGATCCTGATGATTCCGGGGCCGACGACCGTTCCCGATGAAGTCCTCCAGGCGATGCACCGACCGGCCATCGACATTCGCACGGGAGAACTGGTCGAGATGACCGATCGGAGCCTGGCCGATCTGAAATCCGTTTTCGACACGACCGGCGACACATTCATCTACGCCGCCAACGGTCATGGCGCCTGGGAAGCCGCCCTGAGCAACACGCTGTCACGCGGTGACACGGTTCTGGTGCTGGACTCGGGTGCCTTTGCGAGAGGTTGGGGCGAGATGGCCGAGATGCTCGGCCTCAACGTCGAGATCCTCCAGGGCGACTGGCGCAATGCGGTCGATGCGAATGCCCTGGAAACACGGCTGAAGCAGGACGCCGGGCAAGCCATCAAGGCGATCCTGACCGTCCAGATCGACACCGCCTCCGGGGTGATCAACGACATTCCCGCTCTGCGCGCGGCCATCAATGCCGCCGGCCATCCAGCACTTTTCATGGTCGACACCATCGCCTCACTCGCCTGCGTTCCGTTTCGCATGGATCCCTGGGGAGTGGACCTCGCGCTGAGCGGCTCACAGAAAGGGCTGATGACGCCGCCGGGCCTTTCCTTCATCGCCGCGGGCGCGCGCGCGATGGCGGCGCATCGCACGGCAAACCTCAGAACCCACTATTGGGACTGGACCTTCCGCCAGGGCGAGGCGCACTACAAGAAATACTGCGGCACCCCACCGGTGCAGATGATCTTCGCCTTTCGCAAGGCGCTCGACATGCTCCTGGAAGAAGGACTTACCGGCGCACATCGCCGCCACCGGCTTCTGGCTGAAGCGGTGCGCGCCTGCGTCGGTGTCTGGGCAAAAGCCGGCGCGCTGGAATTCAACATCCTCGATCCGGACGCACGCGCAAATTCCGTGACCGTGGTCCTGACACCCGGCCGGGACCCGGCGCTTCTGCGCCGCTTTTGCCTGGACACCTGCGGACTGACCATCGGCGAAACCATCGGCGAGATCACCGGCACCGGGTTTCGCATCGGTCATATGGGCCATGTCAACGCACCCGCCGTACTCGGTGCGCTCGGGGTAATCGAAATGGGGCTTTCGGCCCTCTCGATCCCGCATGGCGCGGGCGGCCTTCAGGCGGCAACGGACCATCTGGCGAACGCGCTGCGTGCGAACGCTGCGGAAACCGACAACGCACAGGTTGCGGCAGCTCAGTGA
- the pyrF gene encoding orotidine-5'-phosphate decarboxylase, whose translation MPAVSSPSPFAPASARDRLIVGLDVPTVGEARDIVRRTEGAVGTYKIGMQLQFAGGLEFARELAEAGHSIFLDVKLLDIDNTVAKAVENIARMGMRFVTIHAYPKAMTAAADALAATGANLCLLGVTVLTSMDEEDLHAAGYAGSVPGLVRARAANARAAGMGGIVCSPQEVSDLREVLGDELVTVTPGIRPAGSQAGDQKRIMTPADAIKAGADYLVVARPIVMASDPRAAAETIVAEIDAAL comes from the coding sequence ATGCCCGCCGTATCCTCGCCCTCGCCTTTTGCGCCCGCAAGCGCCCGCGATCGTCTGATCGTCGGACTTGACGTTCCAACGGTGGGCGAAGCCCGCGACATCGTGCGGCGCACCGAAGGCGCGGTCGGCACCTACAAGATCGGCATGCAGCTGCAATTCGCCGGCGGGCTGGAGTTTGCCCGCGAGCTGGCCGAGGCCGGCCATTCCATTTTCCTCGACGTCAAGCTTCTCGATATCGACAACACGGTTGCCAAGGCCGTTGAAAACATCGCCCGCATGGGCATGCGCTTCGTCACGATCCATGCCTATCCGAAGGCGATGACGGCGGCGGCCGATGCGCTCGCCGCCACCGGCGCCAACCTCTGTCTTCTTGGGGTGACGGTTCTCACCTCGATGGACGAGGAGGATCTTCATGCGGCCGGCTATGCCGGGTCGGTACCGGGTCTGGTGCGCGCTCGGGCGGCCAATGCAAGGGCCGCCGGCATGGGCGGGATCGTCTGTTCGCCACAGGAGGTTTCGGATCTGCGCGAGGTTCTGGGAGACGAGCTTGTGACCGTGACGCCGGGCATCCGGCCCGCAGGCTCCCAGGCTGGCGACCAGAAGCGGATCATGACTCCGGCGGATGCGATCAAGGCGGGAGCAGACTATCTCGTCGTCGCCCGTCCGATCGTGATGGCGTCCGATCCGCGCGCCGCCGCAGAGACGATCGTGGCGGAAATCGACGCGGCGCTGTAG